The window AGCGCGACGCCGGCCCGCACGGCGCTGAAGCCTACCGGGCGCGAGGACAGGCTGGCCTCAGCGGACATGCATCCGCCCTGGGTTCAGCACGCCGGCGGGATCGAAGCTCGCCCGGAGGCCGGCGGTGAGGCGCGCGAGCGCCGGCGCCTCCGGCTCGAACACGTCGACGGCGGCGCGCACTGCGTCCGGCGCCCGCATCAGCGTCGCGTGACCGCGCGCCTCGCGCACGATCGGACGCAGCGTCGACGCGCCGGCGTCGCCCTCGGCCGAGGTCGCGACCCAGATCAACCCGCCGCTCCAGTCGTAGAGATGCGCCTCCGCGAGCGGCCCCAGCCGCGCGACCACACCCGGCCCCCGCGTCGGCGCGACGGAGATGCGCCATACCGCCCGCTCGGGCGCTCCCAGCAGCGAGGCCGCCGCGCCGATCTCGCGCCAGAGCGTCCGGGAGGCCTCAGCGTCCAGCCGCGACGCGGTTCCAAAACCCTTGAGCCGGGCGGCGAGCTGGACGGCGCGGTAGGCGACCTGGCTCTCGAAGTTCTCGAGCCTGAGGCAGGTGCGCGACGGCGCGCCGTTCCGCCCCGGCAGATGCGCCGCGCCGGACACCTCGAACGGCGTCCCCATGGCGGCGCAGAGCGCGGCGACGCCATGGGCGTCGTCGAGCCCTTCGAGCACCAGCGTCGCCTCGGTTTCGGCGATCGGCAGCGTCTTGAAGGTCGCCTCGGTGACGACGCCCAGGACGCCGTGCGAGCCGCAGGCGAACTTCACGAGGTCGTAGCCCGTGACGTTCTTCATCACCCGGCCGCCGGAGCGGATGGTCTCGGCGCGCCCCGTCGTCAGCCGGACGCCGATCAGCGCGTCGCGGGCCGCGCCGGCGATGACGCGCCGCGGGCCGGACGCGTTGGTCGCGACCAGGCCGCCGATGGTGGGGTCCGCCGTCGTTCCATAGAGCGCGCGATGGTCGAGAGGCTCGAACGCCAGCCGCTGCCCGACGCGGGCGAGCTCCGCCTCGACCTCCGCCACCGGCGTGCCGGCCTTGGCCGAGACCACCAGCTCGGACGGCTCCAGCAGCGTGACGCCGGTCAGGCGCGCGGTCGACAAGGTGAGCGCCGCCTGGACGGGCCGCCCAAACCCCGAACGGCTGCCGGCGCCGCGGACAAGAATGGGCGTCTTTGCGTCAGCGGCCTCGCGGATGGTCGCCTCGATGCCGGCTTCGTCGAAGGGAGAGACGGTCTCCATGGGGTTCTCGTGGGTCATGCGGAACCACCCCCACCCCGAACCCCTCCCCGCAAGGGGGAAGGGGGACACTGACGCTTCAGATGGATCTCATCGTTCGAGCCAAGCGCGACCGATCCCCCTCCCCCTTGCGGGGAGGGGCCAGGGGTGGGGGTGGCGCAGGATGGAGCGCCGACCTCAGAGACAATCGCCTCCATCACGCCTTCGATGTTCCGCAACACGTCGTTGTTCCAAAATCTGAGCACCCGCCAGCCCTCCCCCTCGATCGTGGCCGTGCGAGCGTCGTCGCGGGCGCTTTCGGCGTGCTGGCCGCCATCAACTTCGATCACGAGGCGAAGGGGCCGGCAGGCGAAGTCCGCGATGTAGGGGCCGATCGGGACCTGTCGTCGGAAATGCGTGGCGCCCAAATCGAGCTGTTTCAGACGGCGCCAGAGCTTCCGCTCGGCGTCGGTAGGATTGGGCCGGTTGGCGCGGGCGAAATCGTCCAGGCGGGCACCCGACACTGCGCGGTCGGTAGCGGCCCAGGGGCGGCTGTCGTTACTGTCGCGGGTCATGCGAAACCACCCCCACCCCGCATCCCTCCCCGCAAGGGGGAGGTGGGACCCTGACGCTGCAGATAATTCTCATCCGCTGAGCCAAGCTCCATCGGTCCCCCTCCCCCCTGCGGGGAGGGGTTAGGGGTGGGGGTGGCGCCGGATAAGGCGCCGCAGGCCGGAACCGCCATCTCCCTCACGCCGCGGCCTTCGCGATGCGGTTCTCCAGCGGGAACACCTTGGCGGGGTTCAGCAGCCAGGCGGGATCGAACACCGACTTCACGCGCATCTGCTGCATGAGTTCGATGCGGGTGAACTGGGCCGTCATCAGGTCGCGCTTCTCGATGCCGACGCCATGCTCGCCGGTGAGGCAGCCGCCGGCCTCCACGCAGGCGAGGAGGATGTCCTCCCCGGCTTTTTCAGCCTTCGCGAGCGAGACGGGGTCGTTCATGTCGTAGAGCACCAGCGGGTGCAGGTTGCCGTCGCCGGCGTGGAAGATATTGGCGACCTTCAGCCCCTGGGCCTCGCAGATCTCGCCGATGCGGGTGAGCACCTCGGGCAGCTTCCCCGTCGGAATGGTGCCGTCCATGCAGATGTAGTCCGACACGCGGCCCATGGCGCCGAAGGCGGACTTCCGGCCCTTCCAGATCGCGGCGGCTTCGGCCGGCGTCTTGGCCTGCCGCGCGTAGGTCGCGCCATGCGCCTCGGCGATCGCGCCGATGCGGGCGAGCTGCTCGTCGATCTCGGCGGCGGAGCCCTCAACCTCGACGATCAGCATGGCGCCCACGTCGCGGGGGTAGCCGGCCTTGGCGAAGTCCTCGCAGATGTCGATCGCGAGCTTGTCCATGTACTCGATCGCGACCGGCACGATGCCGGCGCCCAGCACCGCCGCGACGCAGGCGCCGGCGGCTTCGGGCGAGGGAAAGCCGAACAGGATGGGCCGCGCGCCCTCGGCCAGCGGCAGGATGCGGAGCGTGGCCTCGGTGACGACGCCGAACTGGCCCTCGGAGCCGCAGATCAGGCCGAGCATGTCGAGGCCGGGCGCGTCGAGCGCGTCGCCGCCGATCTCGACGATCTCGCCTTGAAGCGTGACGAAGGTGACGCCGAGGAGGTTGTTGGTGGTCACGCCGTACTTCAGGCAGTGCGCGCCGCCGGAGTTCATCGCGACGTTGCCGGCTATGGTGCAGGCGAGCTGCGAGGACGGGTCCGGGGCGTAGAAGAAGCCCTCATGCGCGATGGCGGCGGAGACGCCGAGGTTGGTGACGCCGGTCTGCACGCGCACGGTGCGGTTGGCGAGATCGACGTCGAGCACCTTCGACATCTTGGCGACGCCGAGCACGACGGCGTCCTCCTGCGGCAGCGCGCCGCCGGCGAGCGAGGTTCCGGCGCCGCGCGGGATCACCGGCACGCCCTCGCGGCTGCAGAAGGCCAGCACCTCCGCCACCTGTTTCGTGGTCGACGGCAGCACGACCACCATGGGCACGCGGCGGTAGGCGGTAAGCGCGTCGCTTTCGAAGGCCCGACGCTCGTCCTCGGAGACGATGACGCCCTCGCCCGGCACGATCGCCCGCAGCCCCGCGACGATGGCGTCGCGCCGGGCCAGGATCGCGGGATCGGGGGCGAGCAATGCGATGCCGCTCATGGACGTTCGTCTCCCTCGCCGCTGTTCCCGTCGTGCGCGCCGGCCGCGGCCGCGGAACGCGCTGTCTTCATATGCGCCCAGAAGGCGGATTGGGTCGTTCGACTTTCGGAGGCGTGTCGTACGCCCTTGCGCCAGCCGCCGCCGATGGCCCATGGTCGCCATCCGGTTCGTCTGCTTTACATTTGTTCGCGTCCCTGGAGTCGTTTCAAGTGGCGACGATGATTGATACGAAGCCCCGCGTCGGCCTGTTCGCGACCTGTCTGGTGGATCTCATCCGCCCCTCTGTGGGCTTCGCGGCGGCGAAGCTGATCGAGGACGCCGGGTGCGAGGTGGTCGTGCCGTCGCAGACCTGCTGCGGCCAGCCGGCCTTCAACTCCGGCGACCGGGCGACCTCGCGGGCGATCGCGCTTCAGGTGATGGACGCGTTCCAGGGCGTCGACTACGTGGTCGCGCCCTCCGGCTCCTGCGCGGGCATGCTGAAGAAGCATGTGCCCGAGCTGTTCGAGGGCGAACCCGACCTCGCCCGCCGCGCCGCGGCGTTCTCCGCGAAGGTCCACGAGCTGGTGTCGTTCCTGGTGGACGTGCGCGGCGTGACCTCGGTCGAGGCGCGGTTCGACGGCTCCGTCACCTACCACGACAGCTGCTCCGGCCTGCGCGAGCTCGGGGTGAAGACCCAGCCGCGCAAGCTGCTGGAGAGCGTCGACGGCCTGTCCATGTCCGAGATGCGCGATCCCGACGTGTGTTGCGGTTTCGGCGGCACCTTCGCGGTGAAGTACGGCGAGATCTCCGACGCGATCGTGGCCAAGAAGGCCGAGAACGTCTGGGCCTCCGAGGCCGGCACCCTGCTCGCGGGCGACCTCGGCTGCCTGATGAACATGGCCGGCAAGCTCCAGCGCCAGGGCCGCGACGTGAAGGCCCGCCATGTCGCCGAGGTGCTGGCGGGGATGACGGACGACCCCGCGATCGGCGAGCCGGCGGAGAAGGTGTGATCCGATGACCCTCCACGTCACCTCCCCCGCCTTCAAGGCCAACGCCCACGAGGCGCTCTCCGACGAGGCGCTGCAGCGCGCGCTGACCAACGTCGAGAAGGGCTTCATCGGCAAGCGCAAGAAGGTCGCCGACAAGCTGCCGGAGTTCGAGGCGCTGCGGGATTCCGCGCGCGACATCAAGAACCACACGCTGGCCCACCTCGATCTCTACCTCGAGGCCTACGAGGCGAAGGTCGCCGCGGCCGGCGGCCACGTGCACTTCGCGCCCACCGCCGCGGACGCCTCGAAGATCGTGCTCGACATCTGCCGCCGGGTCGGCGCGAAGGTCGTCACCAAGGGCAAGTCGATGATCTCCGAGGAGATCGACCTCAACACCCACATCGAGGCGGCGGGGATGGCCGCGGTCGAGACCGACCTCGGCGAGTACATCATCCAGCTCCGCGGCGAGACGCCGAGCCACATCATCGCGCCCGCCGTCCATCTCAACCGCGACCAGGTCGAGGCCGACTTCCGCCGCGTCCACACCGACCTGCCGGACGATCGCGACCTCCAGGCGCCGGAGTCGCTGCTGGCCGAGGCGCGCGGCGTGCTGCGCAAGCGCTTCCTCGCGGCCGACGTCGGCATCACCGGGGCGAACTTCCTGGTGGCGGAGACCGGCACCTCGATCATCGTGACCAACGAAGGCAACGGCGACCTGACGCAGACCCTGCCGAAGGTCCACATCGTGCTGGCCTCGCTCGAAAAGCTGGTGCCGACCCTCGACGACGTCAGCCAGATGCTGCGGGTGCTGGCGCGCTCCGCCACGGGCCAGGAGATGTCGGTCTACACCACCTTCTCCACCGGCCCGCGCCGGCCGGGCGACGTCGACGGACCGGAGGAGTACCACGTGGTGCTGCTGGACAACGGCCGCTCGTCGATGCTCGGCGGCGAGTTCCAGGAGATGCTCCGCTGCATCCGCTGCGGCGCCTGCATGAACCACTGCCCGGTCTACCATGCGGTCGGCGGCCACGCGTATGGCTGGGTCTATCCCGGCCCCATGGGGGCCGTGCTGTCGCCCTCGCTGATCGGCGTGGACAAGGCGGGCCACCTCCCCAACGCCTCCACCTTCTGCGGCCGCTGCGAGAGCGTGTGTCCGGTCCGCATTCCGCTGCCGAAGCTGATGCGGCACTGGCGGGAGCGCGAGTTCGAGCGGAACCTGTCCCCCGCCCCGGTGCGCTATGGCCTGAAGGCCTGGGGCTTCTTCGCGCGGCGGCCGGCGCTCTACCGGCTCGCGACCCGCGCGGCGATGGGGACGCTGTCGCTGCTCGGCCGCAACAAGGGCCGCTTCGCCAAGCTGCCGCTGGCCGGAGGCTGGACCGCCTACCGCGACTTCCCCGCGCCGGAGGGCAAGACCTTCCAGGCCCGCTGGAAGGCGCAGCAGGACAAGCGCGCATGACCGAGACCCCGACCTTGAGCGCCCGCGACCAAGTGCTGGGCACCATCCGCCGCTCGCTCGGCGTCACCGGTCAGGAGGCGCCGCGGCGCTTCGCGGTGGCCGAGCGGTTGAAGGCCCATCCCTCCGGCGTGCTGCCCGCGCGGGCGACGTCGAAGTCGCCGGCCGAGCGCGTCCGGCTGTTCGTGGAGATGGCGGAGGCCTCTGCCGCCACGGTTTCGACAGTCTCCTCGACCGCCGAGGCGCCGGCCGCGATCGCGGCCTTCCTGCGCGCCCACAACCTCGCGCCGGAGGTCCGGCGCGGCGCGGATCCCCGCCTCGCGGACCTGCCTTGGGGCCAGACCACGCTGACGGTGACGGAAGGCCGCTCCTTCGGCGACGACGCCGCCGGCGTGAGCGCCGCCTTCGCCGGCGTCGCGGAAACCGGCACGCTGATCATGGCGTCCGGTCCCGACAACCCGACCACGCTGAACTTCCTGCCGGACAACCACATCGTGGTGCTCGACGCCAGCGACGTGGCCGCGACCTACGAGGACGTCTGGAGACAGGTGCGCCAGCGCTACGGCGCGGGCGTCATGCCCCGCACCGTGAACTGGATCACGGGTCCGTCCCGCTCGGCCGACATCGAGCAGATTCTGCTCATGGGCGCACATGGGCCGCGCCGGCTGCACATCGTGCTCATCGACCCGGCCCATGCCGCCGACGACGCCAAGCTCGCCGGGGAGCCCGTCCCGGCCGGCTCGACCCCCGCCGAGCCCCGCGTCGGCGACACGCTCGCGCTCGATCCCGAAGCTCCGGAGAGCGGCGCGCCGACGCCGCCGGCGGACGGGCCTGAGCCTGCGACGTTGAAGCGGGCGCACGAGCCGAAGCACACGCCGGCGGAAGAGGACGCCAAGCTCGACGAAGCGCTGGACGAGAGTTTTCCGGCCAGCGACCCGCCCTCGCAGACGCAGCCTTGAGGGTCGACGCTCTCCGCTGACCTGCGTGCTTCGAGACGCGCCTTTGGCGCTCCTCAGCATGAGGAGGTGGGAGGTCGACGAGGAGACGGGGGTGAGGGCCTTGAGACGGACCAAGAGACCTCCTCATGCTGAGGAGCCTCGCGAACGCGAGGCGTCTCGAAGCACGCATTTCGCCTGAGCCGCATCGCGCTCTTTAACGAGCGCAGCCTATCGCGCTTGCGGACGGCGCCGGATCGGGCTTCAACCGGAGCGTCATGTCGACCCGCAACCTCGACGCCGTGTTCGCGCCCCGCTCCGTCGTCCTCGTCGGCGGCAGCCCGCGGCCGGGCAGCGTCGGGCGGGCGGTGCTGCAGAACCTGCGGAACGGCGGCTTCAAGGGCCCGCTCCGGCTGGTCAATCCGGACTACCCCGACCTCGACGGCGTTCCCGCCTCTCCCGATTTCGCAAGCCTGCCCGAACCGCCGGACCTGATCGTCGTCACCACCCCGCCCCACACCATCGCGGGCGTGATCGACGCCGCGGGCGCCGCCGGGGCGCGGGCGGCGGCCGTGATCACCAAGGGCCTCGGCCGAGGACCGGGCTCGCTCAGGGACCACGCCGAACAGGCGGCGCGCAAGCACGGCATGCGGCTGATCGGGCCGGGGTGCCTCGGCGTGCTCAGCCCACACGTGAAGCTAAACGCAAGCTTCGCGCCGCAGGCGCTCGCCGGCGACCTCGCGCTGCTCTCCCAGTCCGGGGGCTTCGTCTCCTCCACCATCGAGTGGGCGACCGCCCGCGAGATCGGCTTCTCGGGGATCGTGTCGTTCGGCGACATGGCGGACGTCGACGTCGACGACCTGCTCGACCATTTCGCGATCGATCGCCGCACGCGGGCGATCGTGATGTACCTGAACGCGGTGTCGGATGCGCCGCGTTTCCTCTCGGCCGCCCGCGCCGCCGCCCGCGCCAAGCCAGTCGTCGTCATCAAGGGCGGCCGGCACGCGGCCGGCGCCCGCGCCGCGGCCACCCACAGCGGGGCGCTTGCGACCTCCGACGCGGTCTACGACGCCGCCTTCCGCCGCGCCGGCCTGCTGCGCGTCGCCGACCTCGCGGACCTGTTCGCGGCGATCGAAACCCTCGCGCATGTCGCGCCGACCTCAGGCAAGAGGATCGCGATCGTCACCAACGGCGGCGGCCTCGGCGTGCTCGCGGTCGACCGGCTGATCGATCTCGGCGGCCGCCCGGCGCAACTGTCCGACGCGACCATCGACGCCCTCGACGCGGCGCTGCCGCCCGACTGGTCGCGCGCGAACCCGATCGACATCGCGGGCGACGCCACGCCCGAGCGCTACGAGGCCGCGGTGGCGGCGGCGCTGGCCGACGCCCAGGTCGACGCGGTGGTCGCCATCCACGCGCCGACGATGCTGTCGGAGGCCGCTCCTTGCGCCCACGCCATCGCCGCGGCCTCAGGCCGCGCGCGGGGGCGCACCTACCCGCCGAAGCCGGTGTTCGCCGCCTTCATGGGCTCGGAGACCGCGCCGCGGCGGATCCTGGAAGCGGCGCACGTGCCGTTTTTCCGCACCCCGGAAAGCGCGCTGGCGGGGCTGATGCACCTCGTCCGCCACGTCGAGGCGCAGGCCGCGCTGGTCGAGACGCCGCCCTCCGCGCCCGAGAGCTTCACGCCGGACCCGGCCCGCGCCCGCGCCGCCATGGACGACGCGCTGAACAACGCGCGGGAGTGGCTGTCGCCGACCGACGTCGCGGAGGTGCTGCGGGCCTACGAGATCCCCGTGCTACCGCACGCGGTGGTGGACACGCCCGAGGCCGCGGCTGAGGTGGCGCGCGGCTTCATCCGCTCGGGAAGCGCCGCGGTGATCAAGATCGTCTCGCCAGACCTTTCGCACAAATCGGCTGTGGGCGGCGTCAGGCTCGCGCTCGACACGGCGGAGGCGGTCGAGAAGGCCGCGGGGGCCATGCTCGCCCGCGTCGCCGCGCGGGCGCCGCAGGCGCGCATCGAGGGGCTACTGGTGCAGCCCCATGTGCGGCCCGACGACGGCGTCGAGACCTTCGCCGGCCTGTTCGACGACCCGACCTTCGGCCCCGTCGTGGCTTTCGGCGCGGGCGGCGGGGCGGTGGAGATCGTGCGTGACGTCGCTCTCGCCCTGCCCCCGCTGCACCATGGGCTCGCCCGCGAACTCATCGGCCGCACCCGGGTCGGGACGGTGCTCGCCGGCTACGACGGAGCCCCGGCCGCGAACGTCGACGCCGTGGCGCAGACGCTGGTGAAGCTCGCGCAGCTCGCCGCCGACATGCCGGAGATCGCCGAGCTCGACGTCAACCCGCTGATGGTGACGCCGCAGGGCGCGGTCGCGCTCGACGCCCGCATCCGCGTCCGCCTCGCGCCGCGCAACCGGCGCGCGGGGCCGGCCAACCTCCGGCTCGCCATCCGGCCCTATCCGAAGGAGTTCGAGACCGGCCTCACCCTCGCCGACGGCTCGGAGGTGCTGGTGCGCCCGGTGCGGCCGGAAGACGAGCCCCAGGTCGCGGCCTTCTTCCGAGCTGTCGCGCCGGACGACCTCCGCCAGCGCTTCTTCACGCCGGTGAAGGAGGTGCCGCGGCCCTTCATCGCCCGCCTGACGCAGATCGACTACGCGCGGACCATGGTGCTGCTCGCGATCGACCAGCGGCAGCGCATCCTCGGCCTCGCCCAGATCCACGCGGACGCCGACGGCGTCGAGGGCGAGTACGCGATCCTGCTGCGCTCCGACCTCAAGGGCCGCGGCCTCGGCTGGCGGCTGATGCGCACGCTGATCCGCCTTGCGGAGACCGAGCGGCTGCGGCGGATCACCGGGCAGGTGCTCGCCGAGAATTCGACCATGCTGTCGATGTGCCGCGCGCTCGGATTTGCGGTGAAGGTCGACCCCGACGACGTCGGCGTGCGGCTGGTGACGCTGGAGCTGGAACGCGGAGAGGGCGCGCGGGCGGTGGCGGAGTGAGGCGGGCGAGCGCATCGAGCGCGGACGTTTCCTACCGCTTCGCCGTCATGCCCGGCGAAGCCGGGTATCCACGACTGGGGCGTCGGGCTCTACGCCGAAGTCGTGGATACCCGCGAAAGCGCGGGCATGACGCAGTGGGTCGTAACCCAGTCAAGCTCTAACCGCACCGCGCCCAACCCGAGTGCGTGCTTCGAGACGCCTCGCTGGCGCGAGGCTCCTCAGCATGAGGGGCTTTGAGCCTCCACCAACCTCCTCATGCTGAGGAGCGCCAAAAGCGCGTCTCGAAGCACGCACCCGGTTGAAGCGCCCCCTCTCCAAGGAAAACAGCGCTCAAAACGCCTTGAACGTGATCAGCGTGTGGGTGTCGCGCACGCCCGGCGCGGTCTGCACGTGGGCGCCGACGAAGTGGCCGACGTCGACGCCGTCGTCGACGTGGTACTTCACGATCAGGTCGTAGTCGCCCGCGGTCGAATAGATCTCGGAGTGCAGCTCGAGGTCGGCCAAGTGCTCCGCCGTCTCGTAGGTGCGGCCGAGCTCGCATTTGATCTGCACGTAGAAGGTCTGCATCCGCCTCACGCTCCGTCGCCGCCGGGGGCCGGACCATACGGCGCGAGCGGTCGGCTCGGCAACGGATGGCGCGCCCCGCCCTTCGCTTGCTATGACGGCGGACCCTGATCGCCTCGACCCGAGGTCCGCGCATGCCCGCTCTCGACATCCTCTGCCTCGGCGAACCCCTGGCGGAACTGAACGAAACCGAGGTCGGCCGCTTCACTCTCGGCTGCGGGGGCGACGTCTCGAACGTCGCGATCGCCGCCGCCCGGCTCGGCGCGCGCTCCGGCGTTCTCGGCGCGATCGGCGACGACGCCTTCGGCGAGGCGCTGACCGCGCTGTGGGACGCCGAGGGCGTAGACCGCACCCACATGAGCCGCGACCGCGACGCGCCGACCGGGCTCTATTTCGTGACGCATGGTCCCGACGGCCACCGCTTCAGCTACCGCCGCGCGGGCTCGGCGGCGAGCCTCGTCGGGCCGGACCGCATCCCGGCGGAGGCGATCGCCGCGACCCGGGTCCTGCACGCTTCCGGCATCAGCCAGGCGATCTCGACCACCGCCGCCGACGGCGTGTTCGCGGCCCTGGCGAAGGCGCGCGACGCCGGCGTCCTCGTCTCCTACGACACCAACCTCCGGCTCAAGCTCTGGCCGCTCGCCCGCGCCCGCGCGACGATCCGCGAGGCGCTGACGCTGACGGATGTCGCGCTGCCGGGCCTCGACGACGCGGCGCTGCTGTTCGGCGTCGAGGATCCGGACGCGATCTGCGACGCCATCCTCGCGCTCGGCCCCAAGGTGGTGGCGCTGACGCTCGGCGCCCACGGATGCCTCGTCGCGACGCCGGAGCGGCGGGAGCGGATCGCGGCGCACCCGGTGCGAGCGGTGGACGCGACCGGCGCCGGCGACGCCTTCGACGGCGCGTTCCTGACGAGCTACCTCAATGGGCGAGACCCTTTCGCGGCGGCGCGGCGCGCCAACGTCTCCGCCGCGCTGTCCACCCGCGGTTACGGCGCGATCCCCCCGCTGCCGCGGCGAGCGGAACTGGACGCCGAGATAACGCGCGAGACAGCCTTGGGGTTAACCGCCGATTAACTCCAAGGCTGTCTCGCGGGACGTTGATCGTCGTTTCAGGCCGTGGCCGACGACGCCGAACCCCACGCCCGTTCGGGGCGGGCAAGCGCTGGAGCTGACGCGCGCGCGGCGAGCGGCGCGTATTCGATGACGCCGAACCACCCCATCCCGCGGTAGGTCTCGTACCCCGGCGTCTTGTGAAAGGCGATCAGACGCCCGGACGCGTCCGCGTAGAGGCCGAAGTCGCGTCCGCCGGTCGCGAGCGGAAACGCCTCTCCGAGGGCTGACCCGCGGCTGCCGGCGATCACGCGATGGCCGGCGTCGAGCAGCAACACGCGGCTCTGCGCCGCCTCTTCGGCGGTGAGCCTTACGCCTTCCACGATGGAGCGCGCTTGCGGCTCCCAGTCGAAGTGGATCGCGAGGAAGCCCAGAGGCTTGCCGTGCGGCGCGCCGCCTTCGCGCACCGAGGCGACGTAGGTCGCGACCTGCGCGCCTCCGAGCTCCGCGCAGCGGTCGATCTCGGCGACCGCGAAATCGTCGCCCGAGGCGAGGCTCTTCGCCTTGGCGAACCAACGCGTCCGGCTCGCGTCCGCGCCGCGGGCCGCGAAGCGCTGCGGCCGACCGTTTGCGACGACCCGGCCGTTCAAGTCGCAGAGCCAGAGGTCCAGATAGACCGTGTAAGCCGACAGGATCACCCCGAGCCGGCGCTCGGCGTGCGCGACGGCCTCCGCCCGCGGCGCCGCGGCGCAGTCCACCACGGCGCTGTCGGTGGCCCACCAGCGCACGTCGCAGGTGCGCTCGTAGAGATTGCGATCGATGATTTCCACCGCATTCAAAGCGAGGTCGACGAAGCGGTCGCCCCGCGCGGCTGAGGCGAGACCTGAAACCGCGTCGCGAAGATCGTCGACGCGGGCGCCAACGTCGCCGCCGAGGCTCGCCGCAAGCGTCTCGATCTCCCGCGCGACCCCTTTCACTTCCTCCGCAACCACCGCGAATCCGGTCTGGCCGGCATGGGCCGCCTCGATCTGGGCGTTCAGCGCCAGCAGCCGCATCCGCCGGGTGATGTTCTGGATCGCCGCGATGTTGGAGCGGGCGGCCTCCTTCAGGCTTTCCGCCGCCTGATCCACCACGATTCCCAAGGATTGCCCCGCCTGCGTAGCCATAGCGCCAAGGTTCCCCGACTAAGTACAATCACTGAGCCGAGTGAAGGATCGCCGGGTTAGTCAGAGGTTAATCGCGTCGGAGCCTTCCGCCGCGACGGCTGCGGCAAAAACGACCCTGCATCGATAATAGGCAAGGATGCGCGTCCTGACCCGACGCGAGAGCGTCGTTCCGACCGACCTGGGCCGCCCCGTTCG is drawn from Methylopila sp. 73B and contains these coding sequences:
- a CDS encoding endonuclease domain-containing protein, translated to MTRDSNDSRPWAATDRAVSGARLDDFARANRPNPTDAERKLWRRLKQLDLGATHFRRQVPIGPYIADFACRPLRLVIEVDGGQHAESARDDARTATIEGEGWRVLRFWNNDVLRNIEGVMEAIVSEVGAPSCATPTPGPSPQGGGGSVALGSNDEIHLKRQCPPSPLRGGVRGGGGSA
- a CDS encoding (Fe-S)-binding protein, encoding MIDTKPRVGLFATCLVDLIRPSVGFAAAKLIEDAGCEVVVPSQTCCGQPAFNSGDRATSRAIALQVMDAFQGVDYVVAPSGSCAGMLKKHVPELFEGEPDLARRAAAFSAKVHELVSFLVDVRGVTSVEARFDGSVTYHDSCSGLRELGVKTQPRKLLESVDGLSMSEMRDPDVCCGFGGTFAVKYGEISDAIVAKKAENVWASEAGTLLAGDLGCLMNMAGKLQRQGRDVKARHVAEVLAGMTDDPAIGEPAEKV
- a CDS encoding LutB/LldF family L-lactate oxidation iron-sulfur protein, with amino-acid sequence MTLHVTSPAFKANAHEALSDEALQRALTNVEKGFIGKRKKVADKLPEFEALRDSARDIKNHTLAHLDLYLEAYEAKVAAAGGHVHFAPTAADASKIVLDICRRVGAKVVTKGKSMISEEIDLNTHIEAAGMAAVETDLGEYIIQLRGETPSHIIAPAVHLNRDQVEADFRRVHTDLPDDRDLQAPESLLAEARGVLRKRFLAADVGITGANFLVAETGTSIIVTNEGNGDLTQTLPKVHIVLASLEKLVPTLDDVSQMLRVLARSATGQEMSVYTTFSTGPRRPGDVDGPEEYHVVLLDNGRSSMLGGEFQEMLRCIRCGACMNHCPVYHAVGGHAYGWVYPGPMGAVLSPSLIGVDKAGHLPNASTFCGRCESVCPVRIPLPKLMRHWREREFERNLSPAPVRYGLKAWGFFARRPALYRLATRAAMGTLSLLGRNKGRFAKLPLAGGWTAYRDFPAPEGKTFQARWKAQQDKRA
- a CDS encoding lactate utilization protein; amino-acid sequence: MTETPTLSARDQVLGTIRRSLGVTGQEAPRRFAVAERLKAHPSGVLPARATSKSPAERVRLFVEMAEASAATVSTVSSTAEAPAAIAAFLRAHNLAPEVRRGADPRLADLPWGQTTLTVTEGRSFGDDAAGVSAAFAGVAETGTLIMASGPDNPTTLNFLPDNHIVVLDASDVAATYEDVWRQVRQRYGAGVMPRTVNWITGPSRSADIEQILLMGAHGPRRLHIVLIDPAHAADDAKLAGEPVPAGSTPAEPRVGDTLALDPEAPESGAPTPPADGPEPATLKRAHEPKHTPAEEDAKLDEALDESFPASDPPSQTQP
- a CDS encoding FAD-binding protein, producing the protein MTHENPMETVSPFDEAGIEATIREAADAKTPILVRGAGSRSGFGRPVQAALTLSTARLTGVTLLEPSELVVSAKAGTPVAEVEAELARVGQRLAFEPLDHRALYGTTADPTIGGLVATNASGPRRVIAGAARDALIGVRLTTGRAETIRSGGRVMKNVTGYDLVKFACGSHGVLGVVTEATFKTLPIAETEATLVLEGLDDAHGVAALCAAMGTPFEVSGAAHLPGRNGAPSRTCLRLENFESQVAYRAVQLAARLKGFGTASRLDAEASRTLWREIGAAASLLGAPERAVWRISVAPTRGPGVVARLGPLAEAHLYDWSGGLIWVATSAEGDAGASTLRPIVREARGHATLMRAPDAVRAAVDVFEPEAPALARLTAGLRASFDPAGVLNPGRMHVR
- a CDS encoding FAD-linked oxidase C-terminal domain-containing protein, which gives rise to MSGIALLAPDPAILARRDAIVAGLRAIVPGEGVIVSEDERRAFESDALTAYRRVPMVVVLPSTTKQVAEVLAFCSREGVPVIPRGAGTSLAGGALPQEDAVVLGVAKMSKVLDVDLANRTVRVQTGVTNLGVSAAIAHEGFFYAPDPSSQLACTIAGNVAMNSGGAHCLKYGVTTNNLLGVTFVTLQGEIVEIGGDALDAPGLDMLGLICGSEGQFGVVTEATLRILPLAEGARPILFGFPSPEAAGACVAAVLGAGIVPVAIEYMDKLAIDICEDFAKAGYPRDVGAMLIVEVEGSAAEIDEQLARIGAIAEAHGATYARQAKTPAEAAAIWKGRKSAFGAMGRVSDYICMDGTIPTGKLPEVLTRIGEICEAQGLKVANIFHAGDGNLHPLVLYDMNDPVSLAKAEKAGEDILLACVEAGGCLTGEHGVGIEKRDLMTAQFTRIELMQQMRVKSVFDPAWLLNPAKVFPLENRIAKAAA